In Paenibacillus sp. 1781tsa1, one DNA window encodes the following:
- a CDS encoding glutathione ABC transporter substrate-binding protein — translation MKKRGFVGSMLALSMTLVISACSSGGTSTAGGEAVSPGERQSGGTLVIARQSDANNLDPQYSSQINSMAVYHHKITEGLVLMDKNSKYQPLLATEWTQRNDTTWEFKLREGVSFHDGAPFNAEAVQKTFERIPTTPKAGMFSMIKEVKAVDEHTIQFILNYPYAPIMSLLASAEGNILSPASIESAGTDMVKEPVGTGPFVFESWTPGDKIVLAKNENYWGDKPNIDKVEFKTVPEDTTRLAMVETGEAQVAEQVPSTEIARIEASSTMKLGRYEAFSTDHIGFNTSKEPFNNPLVRQAVAYAVDKESIVSGVYNNIGKVTDSTLGTTMIGYSSNVKGYSYDLNKAKSLLAEAGYPEGFSATLYTSDNKTRVNVAEVLQSQLKGIGINLEVKVLEFGAYIDAAAKGETEMFLSGWGNATGDADYNQFNLFHSTSKGVPGNHSFYNNPEVDQFIEDARKETDPDKRTAIYEKAIQLELNDVPILPFRNGENLAALSKDVDGVWISPSGFVEINSASFLK, via the coding sequence TTGAAAAAAAGAGGGTTTGTTGGAAGCATGCTGGCATTGTCCATGACACTTGTAATCAGCGCCTGTTCATCGGGAGGAACATCCACTGCTGGTGGCGAAGCGGTCTCTCCGGGAGAACGCCAATCGGGCGGTACACTGGTCATCGCGAGACAGAGTGATGCAAATAATCTGGACCCTCAGTACAGTTCTCAGATTAATTCCATGGCGGTATACCATCATAAAATAACAGAAGGGCTTGTCTTAATGGACAAGAACAGCAAGTACCAACCGTTGCTGGCTACGGAATGGACACAACGGAATGATACAACATGGGAGTTCAAATTGCGTGAGGGAGTGTCTTTCCATGATGGGGCACCTTTTAATGCAGAGGCTGTTCAAAAAACGTTTGAACGTATTCCGACGACACCCAAAGCAGGTATGTTCTCCATGATCAAGGAAGTGAAGGCAGTGGACGAGCATACGATTCAGTTCATCTTGAATTATCCTTACGCTCCAATCATGTCGCTGCTTGCCAGTGCGGAAGGAAATATACTCAGCCCTGCTTCCATAGAATCGGCGGGAACAGATATGGTGAAGGAACCTGTCGGAACAGGACCGTTTGTATTTGAATCATGGACACCAGGAGACAAAATTGTACTTGCTAAAAATGAAAATTATTGGGGTGACAAACCAAACATCGATAAAGTGGAGTTTAAAACTGTCCCGGAAGATACGACCCGCTTAGCCATGGTTGAGACAGGAGAGGCTCAGGTAGCAGAGCAGGTTCCCTCCACGGAGATTGCACGAATTGAAGCATCTTCAACCATGAAACTGGGGCGTTACGAGGCTTTTTCTACGGACCATATAGGGTTTAATACAAGCAAAGAGCCATTTAACAACCCGTTGGTTCGTCAGGCTGTAGCATATGCGGTGGACAAGGAATCTATCGTCAGCGGCGTGTACAACAATATTGGCAAGGTAACGGACTCCACACTTGGAACCACGATGATCGGATACAGTTCCAATGTAAAGGGGTACAGTTATGATCTGAACAAAGCAAAGTCCTTGCTTGCTGAGGCTGGGTATCCGGAGGGGTTCTCAGCCACGTTATATACCAGTGATAACAAAACAAGAGTGAACGTAGCAGAGGTATTACAGTCTCAGTTGAAAGGTATCGGAATTAACCTTGAGGTGAAAGTACTGGAGTTTGGAGCTTACATTGATGCAGCAGCCAAAGGGGAAACCGAAATGTTCCTGAGTGGGTGGGGAAATGCAACAGGCGATGCCGATTATAATCAGTTTAACTTGTTTCACAGCACCTCCAAAGGAGTCCCTGGTAATCATTCCTTCTATAATAATCCGGAAGTGGATCAATTCATTGAGGATGCCCGGAAAGAAACGGACCCCGATAAACGCACAGCCATTTATGAAAAAGCCATCCAACTTGAGCTGAACGATGTTCCCATTCTACCATTCCGTAATGGCGAGAATCTGGCAGCCCTCTCCAAAGATGTGGATGGGGTATGGATTAGTCCATCCGGTTTTGTTGAAATCAATAGCGCAAGCTTTCTGAAATAA
- a CDS encoding amidohydrolase, which yields MNSTDYWLLNVQIERRYVYDGDAVRGTETELSHVQIREGLIVQVIAADRMNSVNMDGEQILAEPVYDGRGMLMLPSFTEKHVHLDKTLLGEPWQAVIPASGVAGRCEIEKRLLPQLVTPPLQRAELLLQRLIEAGSTHIRTHIDVYPEAGTKQLEPVLNLFHSYRHEITHEVVAFPQHGLLRSGSKALVREALQKGAHLVGGVDPATMDTDLEASLQLMVELAVEAGAGIDLHLHDPDYLGTYTMKRLARLTVEAGLQGNVSISHAFALGEVSEAEARSIADLLAEAGITIITSAPHGRTLPPVPLLWEHGVNVEAGCDNIYDTWQPFGNGDILERASRLAERFAWIDERSLARSLRLITGGRETLDAQGERMWPVPGDSADLILVDASCAAEAVARRAPRKAVFSKGHLIWDDQKGHRKMHD from the coding sequence ATGAATTCAACAGACTACTGGCTGCTTAATGTTCAGATTGAACGCCGCTATGTCTATGACGGGGATGCTGTACGGGGTACGGAAACAGAACTTAGTCATGTACAGATTAGAGAAGGGTTGATTGTGCAAGTCATTGCGGCTGACAGGATGAATTCGGTCAACATGGACGGAGAACAGATTCTGGCGGAGCCTGTGTATGATGGCAGAGGAATGTTGATGTTACCTTCATTTACCGAGAAGCATGTTCATCTGGATAAAACGTTGCTGGGAGAACCGTGGCAAGCGGTTATACCCGCCAGCGGGGTGGCCGGCAGATGTGAAATCGAAAAAAGACTTCTTCCGCAGCTTGTCACACCGCCGTTGCAAAGGGCAGAACTTCTGCTTCAACGTCTGATTGAAGCAGGTTCTACTCATATACGGACCCATATCGATGTGTATCCTGAAGCAGGAACGAAACAACTGGAACCCGTATTGAACTTGTTCCATTCCTATCGTCATGAGATTACACATGAGGTTGTGGCGTTCCCTCAGCATGGTTTATTGCGTTCAGGCAGCAAGGCATTGGTTCGTGAGGCGCTTCAGAAAGGGGCTCATCTGGTCGGCGGGGTTGATCCTGCAACAATGGACACAGATCTGGAGGCGAGTTTGCAGCTGATGGTGGAGCTTGCAGTTGAAGCGGGTGCAGGTATTGACCTGCATCTCCATGATCCGGATTATTTGGGCACCTATACAATGAAGAGATTGGCAAGATTAACTGTGGAGGCAGGACTGCAGGGTAACGTATCGATCAGTCATGCATTTGCACTTGGTGAAGTCAGTGAGGCAGAAGCGCGATCTATAGCAGATCTGTTGGCAGAGGCGGGAATAACCATCATAACCAGTGCGCCTCATGGTCGAACACTGCCACCTGTGCCTCTGCTGTGGGAGCATGGAGTGAATGTGGAAGCAGGGTGTGACAACATTTATGATACGTGGCAACCCTTCGGAAACGGGGACATTCTGGAACGAGCTTCGAGACTCGCAGAACGGTTTGCCTGGATTGATGAACGCTCGTTAGCCCGGTCGCTCAGACTGATCACGGGAGGCAGAGAAACACTGGATGCTCAAGGTGAACGGATGTGGCCTGTTCCGGGCGATTCGGCAGATTTGATATTGGTCGATGCGAGTTGTGCAGCGGAAGCTGTCGCCCGCAGAGCACCAAGAAAAGCGGTTTTCTCCAAAGGACATCTTATCTGGGATGATCAGAAGGGACACCGAAAGATGCATGATTAA
- a CDS encoding helix-turn-helix domain-containing protein: MNVLLVDDEPLELEQLEFLIQPQFPFWRLYKAADGTQATSIGQEVQIQLALLDINLPGKSGLLVAEDLRSLHPEIHIIMISAHHNFQYARQSIKLKVMDYITKPVIEQELLEVLHQFDHNDSPAVQSKVIQEALQIMQKQFSGKINLSGLASAVHMNPTYLSRLFHEEVGISFSEYLNQLRMEYAKQLLHRHSDLNIADVAERCGFNSQHYFCTQFHKHVGMPPKKFREKRS, translated from the coding sequence ATGAATGTATTGCTGGTTGATGACGAGCCTCTGGAACTGGAGCAGCTGGAATTTCTAATTCAGCCTCAATTTCCTTTCTGGCGTCTCTACAAAGCTGCCGATGGAACACAAGCCACATCGATTGGACAAGAAGTACAGATTCAACTCGCCCTGCTCGATATTAATCTCCCTGGCAAATCCGGTCTGCTCGTTGCCGAGGACCTGCGCAGTCTTCACCCCGAAATTCATATTATCATGATCTCTGCACACCACAACTTTCAATACGCTCGTCAATCGATCAAGCTGAAAGTTATGGATTACATCACCAAACCCGTCATTGAACAGGAATTGCTCGAAGTACTACATCAGTTTGATCACAATGACTCGCCGGCCGTGCAGTCCAAAGTCATTCAGGAAGCACTCCAGATTATGCAAAAACAGTTTTCAGGAAAAATCAATCTCTCCGGGCTCGCCTCAGCTGTTCACATGAATCCAACCTATCTAAGTCGACTCTTCCATGAAGAAGTAGGCATCTCTTTCTCTGAATATTTGAATCAATTACGAATGGAGTACGCCAAACAGCTTCTTCACCGTCATTCAGATTTGAATATTGCAGACGTTGCTGAGCGATGTGGCTTTAACAGCCAGCATTACTTCTGCACACAATTCCATAAACATGTGGGGATGCCACCCAAAAAGTTCCGTGAGAAGAGGAGTTAA
- a CDS encoding ABC transporter ATP-binding protein: MVRITQEKLLEVQGLQTYFFTDEGISKAVDGIDFSVYRGETLGLVGESGCGKSMTSLSIMQLLSRPGRTVGGQILFKNEDLLTKSEEQMRRIRGKEISMIFQEPMTSLNPVYTVGEQVAEVFRLHENLGRKEAWAKAVELLRMVGIPSPEERAHQEPFQLSGGMRQRVMIAMAMACQPDLLIADEPTTALDVTVQSQILDLMKQLQQRMGMSIILITHDLGVVAETCDRVAVLYAGQIVEYASVDSIFDNPKHPYTQGLLQSLPRIDEDQEELLAIPGTVPSPYDLPSGCRFAPRCAFRKDICSMAQPELLKSSDEESVRCWMYDEKWSDCDASGQPHISNQEGSKVI, from the coding sequence ATGGTTAGGATCACGCAGGAGAAGTTGCTGGAAGTACAAGGACTGCAAACATACTTTTTTACGGACGAAGGAATTAGCAAAGCCGTTGATGGCATTGATTTCAGTGTATATCGGGGAGAAACATTAGGTCTGGTTGGAGAATCCGGTTGTGGAAAAAGCATGACCTCCCTCTCCATCATGCAGCTTCTAAGTCGTCCGGGAAGAACGGTCGGAGGTCAGATTCTGTTCAAAAATGAGGATCTGCTGACCAAGTCTGAAGAACAGATGCGGCGCATTCGTGGCAAAGAGATATCCATGATTTTTCAAGAGCCGATGACCTCGCTGAATCCTGTTTATACAGTCGGAGAACAGGTTGCTGAGGTATTCAGGCTGCATGAGAACCTGGGTCGGAAAGAAGCTTGGGCAAAAGCTGTTGAACTGTTGCGCATGGTAGGAATACCCTCCCCTGAAGAACGCGCGCATCAGGAACCCTTCCAGCTTAGTGGCGGCATGCGTCAACGCGTCATGATTGCAATGGCTATGGCTTGTCAACCTGATCTGTTAATCGCAGACGAACCCACGACTGCGCTCGATGTAACCGTACAATCTCAGATTCTTGATCTGATGAAGCAACTCCAGCAGCGTATGGGCATGTCCATCATCCTGATCACACATGATCTGGGTGTTGTTGCAGAAACCTGTGACCGCGTAGCGGTTCTATATGCAGGACAGATTGTTGAATACGCATCTGTAGATTCCATATTTGATAACCCCAAACATCCATACACCCAGGGACTGCTTCAGTCACTGCCAAGGATCGATGAGGACCAGGAAGAGTTGTTAGCCATCCCGGGAACTGTTCCGAGTCCTTATGATCTGCCTTCAGGTTGCCGATTCGCCCCCAGATGTGCTTTCCGCAAAGATATCTGTTCTATGGCTCAGCCTGAGCTATTGAAAAGTTCCGATGAAGAATCGGTACGATGTTGGATGTATGACGAAAAATGGAGTGACTGTGATGCAAGCGGCCAACCGCACATTTCGAATCAGGAAGGGAGCAAAGTGATATGA
- a CDS encoding ABC transporter ATP-binding protein, with translation MTSIHVNQPLSATDIKSSALSNSDVLADIRHLKQYFPIRGGLLGRVVHHVKAVDDISFQIYAGETLSIVGESGCGKSTTGRSILRLDDPTSGEIYFQGKNILELNKAELKRMRKDMQIIFQDPFASLNPRQTVRQILKEALEIQKVVPRNKQDERIRELMDNVGLRTEHIDRLPHEFSGGQRQRIGIARALALEPRLIICDEAVSALDVSIQAQIINLLKKLQKQHQLTYLFISHDLGVVRHISDRVIVMYLGTIVEIADKKSLFDHPQHPYTRALLSSIPSTKRNQPKDRVQLTGDIPSPIHPPSGCRFHTRCPFAVDRCSSEVPELRTIHEGHQAACHLIS, from the coding sequence ATGACAAGCATCCATGTGAACCAACCATTGTCCGCAACGGACATAAAATCTTCGGCACTTTCTAATTCTGATGTCCTTGCGGATATCAGGCATTTGAAACAATACTTTCCGATTCGAGGAGGCCTGCTTGGCAGAGTGGTTCACCATGTCAAAGCTGTGGATGACATCAGTTTTCAAATCTATGCAGGTGAAACGCTCAGCATTGTAGGGGAGTCAGGTTGTGGCAAATCAACAACGGGACGTTCCATCCTGCGACTCGATGACCCTACGAGTGGAGAGATTTATTTTCAGGGCAAAAACATTCTAGAGTTAAACAAAGCTGAGTTAAAGCGAATGCGCAAGGATATGCAGATTATTTTTCAAGACCCCTTCGCCTCTTTAAACCCACGCCAGACCGTACGGCAAATTTTGAAGGAAGCACTGGAAATCCAGAAAGTAGTCCCCCGTAACAAACAGGATGAACGCATCCGTGAACTGATGGACAATGTTGGTTTGCGTACGGAGCATATTGATCGTTTGCCTCATGAATTTAGTGGTGGGCAGCGCCAGCGGATTGGTATCGCTCGAGCACTTGCCCTGGAGCCCCGATTAATTATCTGTGACGAAGCCGTCTCCGCACTGGATGTATCCATTCAGGCTCAAATTATTAATTTGCTTAAAAAACTTCAGAAACAACATCAACTGACCTACCTGTTTATTTCCCATGATCTTGGTGTGGTTCGTCACATCTCTGATCGTGTGATCGTAATGTACCTGGGCACAATCGTTGAGATCGCTGATAAAAAATCACTGTTTGATCACCCGCAACATCCGTATACACGCGCACTGCTGAGTTCCATTCCATCGACGAAACGTAATCAGCCAAAAGATCGTGTTCAGTTAACCGGTGATATCCCTTCTCCCATCCACCCACCTAGTGGATGCCGGTTTCATACCCGTTGTCCATTTGCAGTTGATCGCTGCTCTTCTGAAGTTCCCGAACTGCGCACCATTCATGAGGGACATCAGGCTGCCTGCCATCTGATTTCCTAA
- a CDS encoding sensor histidine kinase, with amino-acid sequence MINLDQFTLIVLIFIIAPIVGAIALLILFFFEKQLDLLRMQTRQIELEKESQKSLYLQLSQQIQPHFMFNTLNVILSLARLRRTEQVVGALEVFSKFLKFKYNTDEPMIRLEEEIRYTGHYLEIQHLRFGERLRLFTDYDENVLNAFIPPFVLQTIVENAFKHGLEPKMGPVELTIRCLRNQKQVLLTVIDNGVGLTPASSDEVIQGHGLENIRKRLHIFFGEESSLRLSAGPQGGAVVEVSWPYTQEEILKAH; translated from the coding sequence ATGATTAATCTTGATCAATTTACCCTCATCGTCCTAATATTCATAATCGCTCCCATTGTGGGGGCGATTGCTCTATTGATTTTGTTTTTTTTCGAGAAACAGCTGGACTTGCTTCGGATGCAAACAAGGCAGATCGAGCTGGAGAAAGAGTCCCAAAAATCACTGTATTTACAGCTTAGTCAACAGATCCAACCTCACTTTATGTTTAACACCCTCAACGTTATTCTCAGTCTGGCCAGACTACGTCGTACCGAACAAGTTGTTGGTGCACTTGAGGTTTTCTCCAAATTCCTCAAATTCAAGTACAATACCGATGAGCCCATGATTCGTCTGGAAGAGGAGATTCGTTATACCGGTCATTACCTGGAGATTCAGCATCTACGCTTTGGTGAACGGTTGCGACTTTTCACAGATTACGATGAGAATGTGCTTAATGCTTTCATCCCTCCCTTTGTGCTTCAAACGATTGTAGAAAATGCGTTCAAACATGGACTTGAACCCAAAATGGGCCCTGTCGAGTTAACCATCCGTTGTCTTCGAAATCAAAAGCAAGTGTTGCTTACCGTAATCGATAATGGTGTGGGTCTCACACCAGCATCCTCAGATGAAGTGATTCAAGGACATGGGCTGGAAAATATCAGAAAGCGACTGCATATCTTTTTTGGTGAGGAGAGTTCTCTCCGCTTATCAGCTGGACCACAAGGAGGAGCTGTCGTTGAGGTCAGTTGGCCCTATACTCAAGAAGAGATATTGAAAGCTCATTAG
- the nikB gene encoding nickel ABC transporter permease: MLTYIVRRLIQTVPVIFGVILVVFLIMQMVPGDPAVLIAGDGASEETVQAIRHDLGLDRPLPLQYIQYVLDVFRGDLGTSYRSDHPVMDEIMLRLPTTIQLALASIVITIVLGMIAGIVSATRQHSTADRLIMLVALLGISLPSFWLGMMLISFFSVKYHLLPVTGWGSLEHVILPAITLGASGAAIVARMTRSSMLDVIHQDYIRTARAKGLKNRLIVYKHALKNALIPVITVIGLQFGTLLGGTVLVESVFAINGLGRLIVDAIRMRDLPVVQGGVLVASVIFVFVNLGVDLLYRYFNKRIEMD, translated from the coding sequence ATGCTGACTTACATTGTGCGACGCCTCATTCAGACCGTTCCCGTTATATTTGGCGTCATTCTAGTCGTCTTTCTCATTATGCAGATGGTCCCCGGAGACCCTGCCGTTCTCATCGCTGGAGACGGAGCATCTGAAGAAACGGTACAAGCCATCCGCCATGATCTGGGACTTGATCGACCTCTTCCACTGCAATACATCCAGTATGTACTCGATGTGTTTCGCGGAGATCTGGGAACCTCGTATCGCTCAGACCATCCGGTAATGGACGAAATTATGCTTCGTTTGCCCACCACCATTCAATTGGCACTCGCGAGTATTGTCATCACGATTGTACTCGGTATGATAGCGGGAATTGTATCCGCCACCCGCCAGCATAGTACAGCGGATCGCCTGATTATGCTGGTTGCCCTGCTGGGCATCTCACTCCCCAGCTTCTGGCTGGGCATGATGTTAATCTCCTTTTTCTCCGTCAAATATCATCTATTGCCCGTTACCGGCTGGGGAAGCCTGGAACACGTCATCTTACCTGCTATTACACTTGGTGCTTCGGGAGCCGCCATCGTTGCCCGCATGACCCGTTCCAGTATGCTGGATGTCATTCATCAGGACTACATCCGTACCGCACGGGCAAAAGGTCTGAAAAATAGACTCATTGTTTACAAACACGCCCTCAAAAACGCGCTTATTCCCGTAATCACTGTCATCGGATTGCAATTTGGAACACTGCTTGGCGGGACGGTTCTGGTCGAATCCGTATTTGCTATCAATGGTCTGGGCCGATTGATCGTTGATGCCATCCGTATGAGGGACCTCCCTGTCGTACAAGGAGGCGTACTGGTTGCTTCTGTCATTTTTGTATTCGTGAATCTGGGTGTGGATCTGTTATACCGGTACTTCAATAAAAGAATTGAGATGGATTAA
- a CDS encoding amidohydrolase, protein MRSIIQHQHTPYWLRNVRLEQGYRYENDQIIGTISELFDLWIEHGKIMRIVKTEDRNSSDSLTVTTELMNEGEAELAMPSSDRDAGGMLLLPGFREMHIHIDKTYYGGPWIAPTPPEGIFKRIAEERELLPRQLPHAQERAVKVLSLLQSSGVTHVQTHCNIDPQIGLANLEATVSAAAQFSESLTCETVAFPQHGLLRSGVVAEMKEALRRGARWVGGVDPATVDNDIEKSLFTIMDLAVEANAGVDIHIHDPGHLGTFTMNRLAAMTEQAGWQGRVNVSHALGFADVTEAMQVQLAERFAELDISITSTVPLNRWMPYSLLKKYGVRVELGEDTITDHWGPFGRGDILERAGRLAERERWSSERGLAETLGYITGGITPLDERGNVQWPLIGDPATAVLVQASCSAEAIARRSTRGAFIYQGNLVNG, encoded by the coding sequence ATGAGGAGCATTATACAGCATCAGCATACACCGTATTGGTTACGCAATGTCCGTCTGGAACAAGGGTATCGTTATGAGAATGATCAAATAATCGGGACCATAAGTGAATTGTTTGATCTGTGGATCGAACACGGAAAAATCATGCGCATCGTTAAAACGGAAGATCGTAATAGTTCAGATTCGTTAACGGTTACTACAGAATTGATGAATGAAGGAGAAGCGGAGTTGGCCATGCCAAGCTCAGATCGGGATGCGGGAGGGATGCTGCTTTTACCCGGGTTCCGCGAAATGCATATTCACATTGATAAAACATATTACGGTGGACCTTGGATCGCGCCGACGCCACCTGAAGGAATTTTCAAAAGAATTGCAGAGGAGCGTGAGCTATTGCCACGGCAATTGCCGCATGCGCAGGAGAGGGCTGTGAAAGTATTATCTCTTCTTCAATCCAGCGGGGTTACGCATGTGCAAACCCACTGCAATATTGATCCTCAGATTGGGCTTGCCAACCTTGAAGCAACCGTGTCAGCTGCGGCTCAGTTTAGCGAGAGTCTCACGTGTGAGACCGTGGCGTTTCCACAACATGGTCTTCTACGAAGTGGCGTCGTTGCAGAAATGAAAGAGGCACTGCGACGCGGTGCGCGCTGGGTAGGCGGGGTGGACCCGGCAACGGTGGATAACGATATTGAAAAATCTCTCTTTACCATCATGGACCTGGCGGTGGAAGCTAATGCAGGAGTGGATATTCACATTCATGATCCGGGTCATTTGGGCACATTTACGATGAATCGTCTTGCGGCGATGACGGAGCAGGCCGGTTGGCAGGGGAGAGTGAATGTGAGCCATGCACTGGGTTTTGCAGACGTTACAGAAGCGATGCAGGTGCAACTGGCCGAACGGTTTGCGGAACTGGATATCTCGATAACCTCAACTGTACCGCTTAACCGCTGGATGCCCTATTCTCTTCTGAAGAAATACGGAGTTCGAGTTGAATTGGGTGAAGATACCATTACGGATCACTGGGGACCTTTCGGCCGTGGGGACATATTGGAACGAGCCGGACGGTTGGCTGAGCGTGAGAGATGGAGTTCAGAACGGGGATTAGCCGAGACACTGGGATATATTACAGGGGGAATCACCCCGTTAGATGAGCGAGGTAATGTTCAATGGCCTCTCATTGGTGATCCAGCGACAGCGGTTCTTGTGCAGGCTTCCTGCTCGGCTGAAGCGATCGCAAGGCGTTCAACGCGAGGTGCATTCATATATCAGGGAAATCTTGTTAACGGGTAA
- a CDS encoding ABC transporter permease: MNQSVITPAAPHKVIRSGQLRKFLTRMAANKLASAGGLIVLFYIIVALFAPWIAPYDPYNIHLPDKLLLPSWDHWMGTDDKGRDLLSRIIYGTRLSLLIGVAAVSIGAIFGVLLGLIAGYYGGWMDAIIMRIMDILLAFPGILLALAIVSALGASLINVMIAVGVFSIPMFARIVRGSTLTVRKLEYIDSIRTLGGSDLRIILVHILPNIMSPIIVQITLRLATAILSAAGLSFLGLGAQPPSAEWGALLSSGRDYMFSAPYLALFPGLAISTLVIGFNLFGDGLRDALDPKLK, encoded by the coding sequence ATGAATCAATCTGTGATCACACCTGCTGCTCCACACAAGGTAATAAGATCTGGTCAACTCCGTAAGTTTCTTACCCGTATGGCAGCAAACAAACTAGCCTCTGCCGGAGGCCTCATTGTTCTCTTTTATATTATTGTTGCTCTTTTTGCCCCGTGGATTGCTCCATACGATCCTTATAACATTCATCTGCCTGACAAATTACTTCTCCCCTCCTGGGATCACTGGATGGGTACGGATGATAAGGGTCGCGACTTGCTTAGCCGTATCATCTACGGAACACGTTTATCTCTATTAATCGGTGTTGCTGCTGTAAGTATTGGTGCAATCTTCGGCGTGCTTCTGGGTCTGATAGCTGGTTACTACGGTGGCTGGATGGATGCCATTATTATGAGAATCATGGATATCCTTCTGGCCTTCCCAGGTATTTTGCTCGCTTTGGCTATCGTCAGCGCACTGGGAGCAAGCCTGATCAATGTCATGATCGCTGTTGGTGTCTTTTCCATTCCCATGTTCGCACGAATTGTAAGAGGCTCAACACTGACCGTCCGTAAGCTCGAATACATTGATTCCATACGCACGCTTGGCGGAAGTGATCTGCGAATCATTCTCGTGCACATATTGCCCAATATTATGTCGCCTATTATCGTGCAGATTACGTTGCGCCTCGCAACTGCCATTCTATCCGCAGCAGGCCTTTCCTTTCTAGGTCTGGGTGCTCAGCCTCCTTCCGCAGAATGGGGCGCCCTGTTAAGCAGTGGACGTGATTACATGTTCAGTGCCCCATATTTGGCTCTTTTCCCCGGTCTCGCCATATCCACACTCGTGATCGGCTTCAATCTGTTTGGTGATGGTCTTCGGGATGCACTTGACCCCAAATTAAAATAA